The sequence below is a genomic window from Hyperolius riggenbachi isolate aHypRig1 chromosome 7, aHypRig1.pri, whole genome shotgun sequence.
GCACCTcctttctacacacacacacacacacacacacacacacacacacacacacacacacacacacacacacacagaatagaTCAATACAGATAGAAGTTTGAAATTTAagttttattacaggatttgtttTCACAGTGAAACAACAAATAATGTTTTTGGACAGTACAGTGACCTTTTTGGACAGTACAGTGACCTCCAACTCCACTTTGCAGCCACCAGGTGACATTTAAATGGAAAAAGGTAAAAGTGTTGCAGAACTAACCTCTCCTTTGATCGCCAAGATTGGCCAACTATGATGATCTTGGTGGTCACATGACCAGAGACCGCACTGATTGGTCACCTCCAGTCATTCTCTGAGTAACAAGGCTTCAAGCTGTGGTGTGACCCCATACTCACCACCCTCCAAAATAACCATGCACAGCACAAAATAGGGTCAGGACATTAAAGTCCCTGCAGCAGTAGGAGTAAGAGGGTCAGTTGATCAATTGATCAAATTTTAAAACGATCAGAAAAAAATTCTAGAGTTATCCTTTGATTTGATACAAAGCTTAAACATTTTCTAACTCACTCATCTGATCAGCTTGAAAACAATTATTATAATCAGTCATCTCTAACTTCAGTTTTacatttttccccccttttttttagtttgggttttatttattaatgtatttaatttatttttttgtagtttATTTTGTTCTGTTTCAGTTTAGGTTTCTTTTGATTTGTCCACTTTAATCAAAAAAATTGTGTGGTCAgtatagagcagtggtcctcaaactaaggcccgcgggccgaatgcggccccctgaggcttttttactggccctccacacagaaaatgtattacttatggatgctgtcagctacatctttaagtaTTGGTGGGCCACACATAGAATACCAGTGCTGgcgccacccatccacatggaagccagaaagcagtcattcgctggtttccaatcaaattccacatcaggtgacagtttgtccaattggacttcaggttgtcacctgggtatgcttcactgtctgacccgcaaagacttctacatcattttatgtatactccggccccccagcagtctgaagtattttgacccggccctcaacccaaaatgtttggggacccctggtatataaagccaggtacacacatccatttttcattggccaatttttcctcttctgtgtagtaagagcttacctgcacagtTTGTTtagagtattcaaaatctgtaggtcctcatagtacatggagatggtaaaactggccaattaagattggatgtgtgtaggccCTTTAAGGCTGGGTTGTCAGTGTTGCTCATCGGAAGTGCCTACTAAGCTGCGTAGATGGGGCATTACCCCTCAGCAAGTGAAGCTACCTGCTatggagagaggaaggagaggggggggggggggaaatctccTGTACTGGAGTGAAAGAAGGTGTGTAGTTGGAGACCCCACCTCCCCAGCCCTTAGTCCTCCTGCGGAATTGAAACTAACGCTTATTCATCCTGCAGTGTAGCTAAGCTGCCACACACCACCTGTTCCAACCAGGGCTTAGAAAGGGGTGTGGTCAACCCCAACACATCTGGAGGCGTGGTCCAGCCATAAGCCTGCAGGAAAGGTCTGCCTGACACATCTGAAGACGTGGTCCAGCCGTAGAGTGCGACTATCACATCTGGTTACCAGCTCTGCTAAAATAGAATTTATGGTTTGTACACTTATTGTTAACCAACACTACCATATACTATTTTAATGCCATTTATGGATGGAGAGAAGTGGTGGATGGAATTAAAGGTTTTAAAGCACATGCagattgcccggctgtcctgctgattctctgcctctaatacttttagccatagaccctgaacaagcatgcagatcatgtgatAATAACTGATGTCTCACtgcattagccacatgcttgttttaggtgtgtgattcagacactactgatgccaagaggatcagcaggatgccattgtttaaaaggaaataaatatggcagcctccatgtctagCATTGCAAATATCCTTTAAACCTGGATGCAACTACCAGCAGTGTTAGCTCCATTACCCATGTGGTACTACCTGTATGGGAGCACCGACCAGTATGCATGACATGACTTGGAATGTATTTGTGGCAAAGGATCAGCTCAACCACCAGTCAACAGTGGATGATTTTAAAGTGATAATCCAATTTACACCTTGCTACAAGCTGAGTACTGTAGTAGTGccagtttattattattactactgcaATCAGTTACTCCAGAGTTGCAAagcctcctgctttgtgcagctaaTTACCCATGCAGAAAGGGGGGAGTTACTGAGCCAGATGTACTCATTTCACAGTTTGACAAAGAAAAGTGCCATTTGAGCTTCAGTTGAGTTGATAGCCCTCGCACGTCAATCACTTGGCTAGTTTCCTTCAGCATCCTTGTCTAACTTGAATGTTCCTAGAAATGTGAGAAGCAGCTTCAGCATACGTGATGAGAAAAATCCAAAAAGCAGAGATTTGTCTTTTAATGTAAGATCTTCACCCAAGCTCCACCAAACAAATAGAaagcagcatggaggggctcagtgaaggggGTAGTGAAGGTGTGCAAGAGTCTGGTGGGTTCACCCAACTGGTAGAAGGACAGGCGTCCGGCCTCATAATCTAGATGTATTCCCAATTTCCTGCAGGGAGAATCGAGGTTCAGTGGATGGGACTCTGAATCGTGTAGAACGGATAATTTACTCTCATGCTTGTGGAAACTCCATGACTTCTCATTATCGCCAATACCAGAGTCCAGTCCTACTCGCTTTATGCTAGGGTAGCACACCCCAACATCCCAGTCGCCCACGTCGCCAATCTCTACCTCCCAGTAGTGCCTCCCGCTATCAAATCCCTTAATACTCATCACTTGACAGAACTGTAGAAATCTCTCCGGCGATTCTCGTCTATTATGGCTCGTTTCAGAACACGATGCCATCTTCAGGTCATCTGATAGAGTCATAAAGTGATGGGCACTTTTTGCATCCAGTAACAGATCCGTCACCTCTTGCACAGGTAAGGTTTGCGATCCTATGTCGGAGAGGGTATCCGTTATGGAATTGTGCAACAAAAGCGAGATTAAAAATGCATCTAGTTCAAAGATGTGAGGTTCCTCCTCTTCCGGGACATGTGTTTCATAGGTCTTATCTTGTAGGACAGCTACTGGGTCATCCATGTTAGCCAGCTTTTCCGTGTGGGCCAGTTCTTTGTTTATATCCTCCCGGTGTTTCTCCAAGTGCTGAAGAAGATTAGAGACTGACATCAAGACCTGCTCTTCCTGGCTGGAGATCTCCTTTAGGACTTTACTCTCCTTCATCCTCAGCTTACTCACGATGTCCTCAAACACATCTGAGACTCTCTTCTTTTCCTCATCTGCCTGCTCTTGTGATTTTTTCTCGTAGTCCCGTAGAGCCTGTACTCTGGCATCAACTGCTCCTATCACTGGTTGGAGTTGTTCAAGCACAAATCTCAACATTTCTTTCTTCTCCTCAGAAGCCACCTCTAGAAGCTCCACAAAGTGTTTTTTGTGAGACCCAACTAGACAACAGGACACGCACAAACAAGCAGTGTCTGTGAAGCAATAATACTCCAATGGCTTCTTGTGGATTCTACACCTTTTATTGATCCGGGAGCAGGTGGGTTCCACTAATACGTGGTCCACTCTTCCATTGTGTGCAGTTAAGTGTTTATCACACATGGTGGTCTCACACTGCAGACAGCCCTTAACAGCTGCCACGGGAAAGTCCACGCAAAACACGCAGAGAATCTCAGTTTTCTCCTGCTCCATAGATCTGATATTGTCCACAATGCTAGACAGCTTCTTGTTCTGCTCCAGGAGAGGGCGCTCCAGATACGCCTCCATACACTCTGAGCAGGAGAAACCTCCTCCAGAGTTCTCTTGTGCATCCAGCACCGCTCCGATACAGTCCTGGCAGAAGTTGTGTCCACATTTTAGCGAAACCGGCTCTGTAAAAAGGTCCTGGCAGATGGGGCAGATCAGCTCATCTCCTAAAGCAGATGCCATCCTGGAAGGAACAAAaacaattttaaatatgtgcaaagaaGGTGGGGACTTGTCAACATTtacaaaaaagaagaagaataaaaaaaaaagttaaccccTAGTTTAAAGGAAGGAACTCATCTTGATGTATCTTGAGATGCTTGAATATGGTGAACACCGCTGCACCCCACCAAAGTCCACGACAGTGCTCGACCTGGATAGCAAGTCCAAGGTACACGAAAAAGGAAGGAATGGTCTGCACTGGTCTGGAGTAACACCTTTATTCTTGGACCACCGTAGCTTACTGTGCCTGCCAATGattttttggatacgtccatgaaTACAGGTGTTACTCCAAAGACAAGTGCGGACCATTCCTTCTTTTTGATGTATGTTGGATGCTACCCAAGATTGCCAAATCATAGGGCAATACCCATGTCCATGGTAATCTATTACCTCCCAGCATCTACTTGCCTCTACTAATGCTTAACCTCTAGCTTTCTTGCacaatactgtatattgtattctATTTTAGCATTGTTTGAATCTCATTACTGATGTTCTTTCTAATGCTTCTCAGGTCTCTCCTGAATCTTCCTTTTGAAAATTCAATTCTCTATACATGCTTGACagtatttcaataaaaaaaaaaaaaaagttttttaaaaaggctctaaaaaatgttcagccttatttcttctatcctatacgtttctatacctgttctaatgtggtctgtcttactgcagcctttcctagttgcacagtggctgtattatctctgttatataatctaatctttcctctgacggctttgtcgggctcaggcaggaatgggctgctctgctgtgataggtagaagtcatacacaccctctccatgccccctccaggctctgtatgagtcacagactgagcttctctcagcctatcacaagctggttagcagccatgtttttggtttgTAAAcgttgcctaaaactggcaattacaagccaggattgtagcagagagtggcagaaacagcacagaggggcccaggagaacatagtgaatagaatggtatgctttttattttaagacttttagagtacagattctctttaagaaggactTCAGTAAAATTGCTTTATTCCATATATTTTATATGTGTCTTTgactattatttattgtatttataaagcgccaacatattacgcagtgattTGATAggatttttttcttgctttaaaTTTGAGTGTTCTGCATcttgagcctggtacacacatccaattttgattggccaataactgacctgtagtatgagggtcaacagactttgaataccatgaacagattgtgtaggtaagcctctcagggctcgtttccactattgcggtgcggaatcgcctggattccaccgctgacgaaatcgcatgcgtttttgccgcggtgAGGGCACATGCGATTttgaccatgtcactgcctgtgtgaatttacatcagtacctatgcgaattcgcggcaaaaaacgcatggggaaaacgcatgcgatttccctattaaatacattgcatgcgattcgcatgcattccactcgcatgcaaattcgttggctcttttgtgcgtttttttaccgcagaaaaaacgcacctcaacaacgctacagtggaaacaggcccatccacttgcattacatgtgcaaatccgcatgcgttggacgcatgcgaattcgcgatagtggaaacgagccctcaaactacatgaaagtggtaaatttgcccaatcaaaattggagaAGTTTACAaggcttaaagcctggtacacactttcagttataattggccaatcacagaccaatttttccaccaccatgtagtatgaaggtttacctacacaatctgtacaTAGTTCATAGTACTCAATATCTGTTTGCCCTCATATTATAAGAATGTGGGAACATTGggcagcgattggccaatcataattgaaagtgtgtaccaggctttagggtgcaaacatccaaatttgattggctaattttaccctCTCCCTGCAGTAGGAGGGCCAACAGactgaatactgtgaacagattttgtgggtaagctctcatactacatggaagtggtaaaaattGGCCATTCATTGACCAATAAAAATTgaacgtgtgtacacaccttaaagaggaacttcagcctaaacaaacatactgtcactaagttacattagttatgttaattaaaatagataaatataatctcttacccacatggttttaaaagaacaggcaaatgtgtgatttcatgatggcagccatctttttggttgaaaaggaggcgacggggagcatgagacacagttccaactgtcctgtgtcctgagcacctctcccagttgctaggcaacgtgaacaacaacataggaaatcccatcatgctctgcacagcatcagggaaaaaaagcccaggctttttttctttgatgggtggagcttaggtaaaaatgcagctaaaaatgatgctttggtaagaaaaataaagttctgatgctgtgaaactgttaaacaccaagccttctcagttctgctgagtagatttttagtccggaggttcacaacAAACGTAGCCCCAAGGCGTATTTATGTTGGGTTAAGCGGGTGCTTGAACAGGTCTCAGCTACCATAGACATGGTCAATggcatgcaaataattttgtctcGCAAGCCAATTCAATCGAGATTCTATGCAACATGAAATAGGGACAATCGTAATCAATAAGAAATCAGTTTGGCAAAatgccaagctgcatacaatttgcattaacgcCAGAATTTATAGCACCTCAATAGGaacgatcaatgagatgcaaatttttccgAAATTATGCCAAttcttatgcaaatgtatgcagcttgaaaatggaccattcaatttaaacccaggtttaaattgattgctccattttcaagctgcatatatttgcatagaatttgcatacatttgcatcaactcggaacaatttgcatatctgtgatcatccctacatTTCGGTCAGagaaggatcatccaccaggcaacctaagcaggtgctcggggcctagtgggtgtcatggGGCCCACTTACCGCCTTCTCTGCCCTCTCTCcacctcagcttaccaaaaagactacaaggggcccacagtctactcatcacatcttaatccatctctgatctCAGGGACCGTATCTCGTCAGAGACGAGTCGCCATTGCAATGATAAGCTGACACGATACTGATCTTGTGGTAGTTTaggtacattttttatttcttccaaATAATGGCTGTTTACCTGCTttaaaaagaggaactccagtgaaaataatgtaataaaaaagtgcttaatttttacaataattatgtataaatgatttagtcagtgtttgcccattgtaaaatctttcttctccctgatctacattctgacatttatcacatgacatttttactgctggcagatgatgtctatggagggagacaccgcttgctttttttggcagttgcaaacagctgta
It includes:
- the LOC137525950 gene encoding nuclear factor 7, brain-like, translated to MASALGDELICPICQDLFTEPVSLKCGHNFCQDCIGAVLDAQENSGGGFSCSECMEAYLERPLLEQNKKLSSIVDNIRSMEQEKTEILCVFCVDFPVAAVKGCLQCETTMCDKHLTAHNGRVDHVLVEPTCSRINKRCRIHKKPLEYYCFTDTACLCVSCCLVGSHKKHFVELLEVASEEKKEMLRFVLEQLQPVIGAVDARVQALRDYEKKSQEQADEEKKRVSDVFEDIVSKLRMKESKVLKEISSQEEQVLMSVSNLLQHLEKHREDINKELAHTEKLANMDDPVAVLQDKTYETHVPEEEEPHIFELDAFLISLLLHNSITDTLSDIGSQTLPVQEVTDLLLDAKSAHHFMTLSDDLKMASCSETSHNRRESPERFLQFCQVMSIKGFDSGRHYWEVEIGDVGDWDVGVCYPSIKRVGLDSGIGDNEKSWSFHKHESKLSVLHDSESHPLNLDSPCRKLGIHLDYEAGRLSFYQLGEPTRLLHTFTTPFTEPLHAAFYLFGGAWVKILH